Proteins found in one candidate division KSB1 bacterium genomic segment:
- a CDS encoding peptidase MA family metallohydrolase, with product MKHFLIVLLVLVLLSQSQIFAQYFGKNKVQYEHFEWQFIQSEHFDIYFTKGGEKIAEFAAEIAEASYQQLKKDLRYELVDRITIITHNSHNDFQQTNVDLNPPEESVGGFTEFFKNRVVVPYEGEWERFRHVIHHELTHAVMLQMVYGAGVQSIITGMARLRLPLWLIEGLAEYESRGWDTESDMFMRDATLNSYVPEIDYLDGFMAYKGGQSLLYYMGQKYGGEKIGELLGKIKLSKSTERGLKQAIGLDTRDLTKKWQTHLKREYWPDIANRSEPEEIAKRMTDHTKWRNFVNSGPALSPKGDKLAFLSDRSGYFDIYLMSAIDGKILKKLVSGQQSGDLEELHWLRAGISWSPDSKFIAFAAKSMGDDVLHIVDVKKAKIVQKIALDLDGVFTPSWSPLGDEIAFMGIKHGQGDIYSYNLKTRELRKLTDDVFSDLQPQWSPDGKKIAFVSDRRQYVNINDLPSDFKIYHQGLRNLDIYLKDVETGQIERITATPNLEGSPVFSPKGDRLAYISDASGIFNIYIYDLKSGINYPITNVITGVFNLSWHGDESKLAFVSFYNAGYDIYLLKNPLKILPGTIKLEETNFIAKHGHNELERNYAAASKQQSDHVSKLDESLFRNFVFDEKFAEGKIEIEPTKKSVFLDSAEYKSPNGEYRISKYRVKFSPDILYGSASYSQFYGVQGLTQIALSDVLGNHRIDIYTNLFYDLRNSNYELMYFYLPRQTDWGIGGYHYTYFYYIYNSFFPTWARDRFFGLNLYASHPFSKFSRIDGTLQWVGIDRDLIQWELPTEKVRLLLAGLYYIKDTVLWGYTGPINGHRYMLGLNYSPGIGPNSYNFVTAKVDYRKYIRLGKDYNFVYRLAAGISEGKNPHTFFLGGTSGWLNYKTRGGLRVADVNDIYFSSFEVPMRGGYYYERYGDRFMLNNLEFRFPLIRYFLMGWPIPLGFQDIRGALFTDIGAAWFGDKFRGAIATDSGFPALKDIFLGYGIGARMNLGFFIFRFDVAWSSDLVNYTHGPFYYVSLGSEF from the coding sequence ATGAAGCATTTTCTTATTGTGCTATTGGTGCTGGTGCTATTGAGCCAGTCTCAAATATTTGCCCAGTATTTTGGCAAGAATAAAGTGCAATATGAGCATTTCGAGTGGCAGTTCATCCAATCGGAACATTTCGATATTTATTTTACGAAAGGTGGGGAGAAGATCGCGGAATTTGCTGCGGAGATCGCTGAGGCCAGCTATCAACAACTAAAAAAAGACTTGCGTTATGAACTGGTCGATCGGATCACGATCATCACCCATAATAGCCATAATGATTTTCAGCAGACCAATGTCGATCTCAATCCGCCAGAGGAATCGGTCGGCGGGTTTACTGAATTTTTTAAAAATCGCGTGGTGGTTCCTTACGAAGGGGAGTGGGAAAGATTTCGACATGTGATCCATCATGAATTGACCCATGCCGTAATGCTTCAAATGGTATATGGCGCAGGGGTACAATCGATCATCACAGGGATGGCGCGGCTGCGTCTGCCATTGTGGTTAATTGAGGGATTGGCCGAGTATGAGAGCCGCGGCTGGGATACAGAGAGCGATATGTTCATGCGTGATGCCACATTGAATAGCTATGTTCCGGAGATCGATTATCTCGATGGTTTTATGGCGTACAAAGGGGGACAGTCGCTGCTTTACTATATGGGACAAAAATACGGGGGAGAAAAGATCGGGGAGTTGTTGGGGAAAATCAAGTTGTCCAAAAGCACAGAGCGAGGCTTGAAACAGGCGATCGGACTGGACACGCGTGACCTGACAAAGAAGTGGCAAACACATTTGAAGCGCGAATATTGGCCCGATATTGCCAATCGAAGCGAGCCGGAGGAGATCGCCAAGCGGATGACCGACCATACCAAATGGCGCAATTTTGTCAATAGCGGTCCAGCACTGTCGCCAAAGGGGGATAAGCTCGCTTTCCTTTCCGATCGTTCCGGATATTTCGATATTTATTTGATGAGCGCCATCGATGGGAAAATCCTCAAAAAATTGGTGAGCGGCCAGCAGTCAGGGGATTTGGAGGAATTGCATTGGCTTCGCGCTGGGATAAGTTGGTCGCCGGATTCCAAATTCATCGCCTTCGCTGCAAAATCTATGGGCGATGATGTGCTCCATATTGTAGACGTGAAAAAGGCGAAGATCGTCCAAAAAATAGCGCTGGATTTGGATGGTGTATTTACTCCCAGTTGGTCTCCTTTGGGCGATGAAATTGCTTTTATGGGGATCAAGCATGGGCAGGGCGACATCTACAGCTATAATTTAAAAACCCGGGAGCTACGAAAACTGACGGACGATGTGTTCAGCGATCTGCAGCCACAATGGTCGCCTGATGGAAAGAAGATCGCCTTTGTCAGCGATCGTCGCCAATATGTCAACATCAATGACCTGCCCAGCGATTTCAAAATTTATCACCAGGGACTGCGGAACCTCGACATTTATCTCAAAGATGTGGAAACCGGTCAGATCGAACGGATCACCGCGACACCAAATCTGGAGGGATCACCTGTGTTCTCACCAAAAGGCGATCGACTAGCATATATCAGCGATGCTTCTGGTATTTTTAATATCTACATCTACGATTTGAAGTCGGGCATCAATTACCCCATCACCAATGTCATCACTGGTGTTTTCAACCTAAGCTGGCACGGGGACGAAAGCAAATTGGCATTTGTGTCGTTTTATAACGCTGGTTATGACATCTATTTGTTAAAAAACCCGCTGAAGATTCTGCCAGGCACTATCAAGCTTGAGGAGACCAATTTCATTGCGAAACATGGTCACAATGAGCTCGAGCGCAATTACGCTGCCGCGTCCAAACAACAGAGCGATCACGTGAGCAAATTGGACGAGAGCCTATTTCGAAATTTCGTATTCGACGAGAAATTTGCCGAAGGAAAAATCGAGATCGAGCCGACCAAAAAATCTGTGTTTTTGGACTCGGCAGAATATAAGTCGCCAAATGGTGAGTATCGTATCAGCAAATATCGGGTGAAATTCTCTCCCGACATCCTTTACGGATCAGCCAGTTATAGCCAATTTTACGGAGTCCAAGGACTCACGCAAATTGCCTTATCTGACGTTCTCGGGAATCATCGCATCGACATTTATACCAATCTATTTTATGATCTGAGAAATTCGAACTACGAGCTAATGTATTTCTATTTGCCGCGGCAGACTGATTGGGGAATTGGTGGCTATCATTATACCTATTTCTATTACATCTATAATTCTTTTTTCCCCACTTGGGCGCGCGATCGGTTCTTCGGTCTCAATCTGTATGCTTCCCATCCATTTTCAAAGTTCAGTCGGATCGACGGAACCCTCCAATGGGTCGGAATTGATCGCGATCTAATTCAATGGGAATTGCCCACTGAAAAAGTGAGGCTATTATTGGCTGGTTTGTACTATATAAAAGACACGGTGCTTTGGGGATATACTGGGCCAATTAATGGGCATCGCTACATGCTCGGTTTGAATTACAGCCCGGGCATTGGTCCCAATAGCTATAATTTTGTCACTGCAAAGGTGGATTATCGCAAATACATCAGGCTGGGAAAGGATTACAATTTTGTCTATCGATTAGCAGCGGGAATCAGCGAGGGCAAAAACCCCCATACCTTTTTCCTTGGCGGAACCTCAGGCTGGTTGAATTATAAGACCCGAGGCGGGCTGAGAGTGGCTGATGTCAATGACATTTATTTCAGCTCATTTGAAGTGCCGATGCGAGGAGGCTATTATTATGAGCGGTACGGCGATCGCTTCATGTTAAACAATTTGGAATTTCGATTTCCATTAATCCGCTATTTTCTCATGGGCTGGCCGATTCCATTGGGTTTTCAAGATATTCGCGGGGCATTATTTACTGATATTGGTGCGGCCTGGTTCGGCGACAAATTCCGAGGAGCGATCGCAACTGATTCAGGTTTTCCCGCATTGAAGGACATCTTTCTCGGCTACGGTATCGGAGCTCGAATGAATCTCGGCTTCTTTATCTTCCGTTTTGATGTCGCTTGGTCCTCAGACCTGGTGAACTACACCCACGGTCCATTTTATTATGTATCATTGGGATCAGAATTCTGA
- a CDS encoding sigma-70 family RNA polymerase sigma factor, whose translation MIKESDTKLVQKAKQGDRNAFGKLVKRYQNKVLYLAYDLIGNYTDAQDVAQNVFLQAFQNIVYFRDESSFSTWIYRITTNAAIDFQRSRKRRKSIFVDQSKNQEQTKLIVENIEDPYQLVEKQIENRDLQSRVADLVKSLSPQQRAAFVLKYFHQRTTDEIAAIIGCDPVTVRGHILRATLKLRKQLKDER comes from the coding sequence ATGATCAAGGAGAGCGATACAAAGCTGGTGCAAAAAGCCAAACAAGGCGATCGGAATGCGTTCGGGAAATTGGTGAAAAGGTATCAAAATAAAGTCCTGTATTTGGCTTATGATTTGATTGGGAATTATACGGACGCGCAGGATGTTGCACAGAATGTTTTCCTTCAGGCTTTTCAGAATATCGTCTATTTTCGAGATGAATCGAGTTTTTCAACCTGGATTTATCGGATTACCACCAATGCAGCGATCGATTTTCAGCGCAGTCGGAAACGGCGGAAGTCGATTTTCGTCGATCAATCAAAAAATCAAGAGCAAACAAAGCTAATAGTCGAAAATATCGAAGATCCCTATCAGCTCGTTGAGAAACAAATTGAGAATCGAGATTTGCAATCTCGAGTTGCGGATCTGGTCAAAAGTCTCTCGCCGCAGCAGAGAGCTGCTTTCGTACTGAAATATTTTCATCAGCGGACAACTGATGAAATTGCGGCAATTATTGGATGTGATCCAGTCACGGTTCGTGGACATATTTTAAGGGCGACTCTTAAGCTGCGCAAACAATTGAAGGATGAACGATGA
- a CDS encoding GWxTD domain-containing protein has translation MQNRRIVQSALVMVIVLSRLAGLHGQIDGKQMPVATSQAREMFGPPPFLYDSHYFLEDSIGTSFHYRLDVTVAFANDILQFVKERQSHFTASYDLAVRILDHKGNLVVEQNVGDQITVPDFKSTNDRELSNRHQMNFRLHPGRYKLSLDLTDRDTQKTLHREQELILPKPDRSKVTLSEIVFADQVIADSSDHIRQFSPNLTRHFSDSQKELWAYFEIYPASMGGELKLSYLIRNANDQKVAEHQRSLSSDRMVVPILIDLKEHIKTSGRFMLEVKVEQQNLHDRTQARFSMRWSNDEPSSLNLQTKIETLKEYVSEKEFKNLLQSPDSLKSAWLKAFWKQRDPTPETEYNELQQEFYRRVEFANNVFTINVLDKEGWKTDRGAVYIKYGPPTEVERHQEQLNVLPYEIWYYSKLDQRFFFQDKTGMGDFQLIRIE, from the coding sequence ATGCAAAATAGACGAATCGTCCAATCCGCTCTAGTCATGGTCATTGTTTTGAGTCGCTTGGCAGGGCTGCATGGCCAAATCGATGGGAAGCAGATGCCAGTGGCAACATCACAAGCCCGAGAGATGTTTGGTCCACCACCATTTTTATACGATAGCCACTATTTCCTCGAAGATAGCATCGGAACTTCATTTCACTATCGCCTGGACGTAACCGTAGCCTTCGCTAACGATATCCTGCAATTTGTTAAAGAACGGCAGTCGCATTTCACCGCAAGTTACGATTTAGCCGTTCGGATCCTGGACCATAAGGGCAATTTGGTCGTCGAACAGAATGTCGGCGATCAAATCACGGTTCCGGATTTCAAATCCACCAACGATCGGGAATTGAGTAATCGTCATCAAATGAATTTTCGGTTGCATCCGGGACGCTACAAGTTGTCATTGGATTTGACGGATCGCGACACACAAAAGACGCTGCATCGCGAACAAGAGCTGATTCTTCCAAAACCAGATCGCAGCAAGGTTACCCTCAGTGAGATCGTGTTTGCCGATCAGGTGATCGCTGATTCTTCAGATCATATTCGGCAGTTCAGTCCCAATTTGACCCGCCATTTCAGCGATTCCCAGAAGGAGCTTTGGGCCTATTTCGAAATTTACCCGGCCTCAATGGGTGGCGAACTAAAGTTAAGCTATCTGATTCGTAATGCGAATGATCAGAAAGTGGCAGAGCATCAACGATCACTTTCTTCCGATCGAATGGTGGTTCCAATTTTGATCGATCTTAAGGAGCATATTAAGACATCAGGCCGATTCATGCTGGAGGTCAAAGTCGAGCAGCAAAATTTGCATGACCGAACTCAGGCGCGATTTTCCATGCGCTGGAGCAATGATGAGCCCTCTTCATTAAATTTGCAAACGAAAATTGAAACGCTCAAAGAATATGTTTCCGAAAAGGAATTCAAAAATCTGCTCCAATCTCCAGATAGTCTGAAATCGGCCTGGCTAAAAGCGTTCTGGAAACAGCGCGATCCCACTCCAGAGACCGAGTACAATGAACTGCAGCAGGAATTTTATCGACGGGTGGAATTTGCGAATAACGTTTTTACCATCAATGTGCTGGACAAAGAGGGCTGGAAAACCGATCGTGGCGCCGTTTACATTAAATATGGGCCGCCGACCGAAGTGGAGCGGCATCAGGAACAACTGAATGTCCTCCCTTATGAGATATGGTATTATAGCAAATTGGATCAGCGCTTCTTCTTCCAGGATAAAACCGGCATGGGCGATTTTCAATTGATCCGAATTGAGTGA
- a CDS encoding stage II sporulation protein M, producing the protein MDAIIKFVPQLASLFQIELFIISIALFITGLILSVVVVKKQFRWLLWYPEWMRRVLKEFLARNPGFFKLFMVIFLINTFSLGFNVLSGFGVVLPGVFAILIGIHVGVIAYQEGGWKAMIMMFLAPHVVFELPAAWLSLALGFRLGLEILTSGGDAQLVFWQSVGIYYRIIVPLLWIAALLEAALISVSLKRSQHSSSFPQQPLEPQ; encoded by the coding sequence ATGGATGCCATCATAAAATTTGTTCCTCAGCTTGCCTCGCTGTTTCAGATCGAGTTATTCATCATCTCTATTGCGCTTTTTATAACTGGGCTGATACTTTCAGTAGTCGTGGTTAAAAAGCAGTTTCGCTGGCTATTGTGGTACCCTGAGTGGATGCGGCGTGTTTTAAAAGAATTTTTAGCGCGGAATCCGGGATTTTTCAAACTTTTTATGGTGATTTTTCTGATCAACACATTCTCGCTGGGTTTCAATGTTTTGTCAGGATTCGGGGTCGTGCTTCCAGGCGTTTTTGCTATTTTGATTGGTATTCATGTCGGCGTTATCGCCTATCAAGAAGGGGGATGGAAGGCAATGATCATGATGTTCTTGGCGCCGCATGTCGTTTTCGAGCTACCGGCAGCTTGGCTCAGCCTTGCGTTGGGCTTTCGCCTGGGACTCGAGATCCTCACCTCAGGGGGTGACGCTCAGCTTGTATTTTGGCAGAGCGTGGGGATCTATTATCGGATCATCGTGCCATTGCTCTGGATCGCTGCTCTGTTGGAAGCAGCGCTCATTTCTGTTTCGTTGAAAAGATCACAACATTCCAGCTCGTTTCCGCAGCAACCACTCGAGCCCCAATAA
- a CDS encoding tetratricopeptide repeat protein, producing MMSSKSISIWVMAVVLMLHMPMLMAQDDDFKLFNEAMDLRIRREWDQALERYRLLKQNFPNSKYIDDAEFWSAYILEEQGKDEDAFFSYQQLKDNYPNSPWADDATMHQIGLAEKFVRQGHKSYERFLIDHLESSDKNVKYQAALSLGKLGDERAIPVLREMANNGDKDMRFVGKALLQRFESPQMAVPSDESSLTGGMRRSLSEEEKGRHLKQPPKLKSDRQPARVRKQSEPSFKQPSHKPQPSQPVSPRKIEPSRKGRMN from the coding sequence ATGATGAGTTCAAAAAGCATTTCAATCTGGGTAATGGCAGTTGTGTTAATGCTGCACATGCCAATGTTAATGGCACAGGATGATGATTTCAAGTTGTTCAATGAGGCGATGGATTTGCGGATTCGGCGTGAATGGGATCAGGCGCTCGAGAGGTATCGACTGCTCAAGCAGAATTTTCCAAACAGCAAGTACATCGATGATGCAGAGTTTTGGTCGGCGTACATTTTGGAAGAGCAGGGGAAGGATGAGGATGCTTTTTTTTCCTATCAACAATTGAAGGACAATTATCCGAATAGTCCCTGGGCCGATGATGCAACGATGCACCAGATTGGATTGGCAGAAAAATTTGTACGACAGGGTCACAAAAGCTATGAACGATTTTTAATCGATCATTTGGAGTCATCGGATAAGAATGTGAAGTATCAGGCTGCACTTAGCTTGGGAAAATTAGGGGATGAACGGGCGATACCGGTGCTTAGGGAGATGGCCAATAATGGCGATAAGGACATGCGGTTTGTTGGAAAAGCATTATTGCAGCGGTTTGAATCGCCCCAAATGGCGGTTCCATCCGATGAATCATCGCTAACAGGAGGAATGCGTCGCAGCTTGTCGGAGGAGGAGAAGGGACGTCATCTCAAACAGCCGCCCAAACTTAAGTCGGATCGACAACCAGCGCGCGTGCGAAAACAATCTGAGCCAAGTTTCAAGCAGCCAAGTCATAAGCCGCAGCCCTCCCAACCAGTTTCACCCAGAAAAATAGAACCCTCCAGAAAAGGTCGGATGAACTGA